TGAAGCAAGACAGTAACCAGCAAATGCACAAAATAAATTAGAAACCAAAATTCCTGGTTTTATAACAGAAATCCAATCTCTCCAAGGGTGTATATCTATTAACGACTGTCCTGAAGCTCCACTGTTGTTCTGCACTTTGTTCCACCTCATATCTTCCAGAAGAGAATGATTTTTGGAGGAGGTATCTGGATTCGAACCAGAAGTCAGGGTTTTGCAGACCCTTGCCTTACCTTTTGGCTATACCTCCATAGTAGAAGATAAAGTGATTATCTTTGATAATTAAATCTTAGTCGCTTCCTTTCATAGGATCAATTCTAATTATAGGATGATAACGATTAGTTTTTCCTATGATAATGAGTGTTTCTCAATCACAAATGATTGTGCAGACTGAAACTTCAGCAGTAGAAAAGGCTGAAATTTCAGTCTATATGTCTTTTTTCAAGTCTTGTTACGAATCATTCAAGGCCTACAATGCGGAGTTGGTCATCAGGTCGATTCAATCTGTATTTCGCGACAGTGTATTCTGTTTGCTTGACTCCCACATTGCTTTTGCAAAGTCGATTTGAGCCCCGTTCGCGCATATCTTACGGGCAGGATAGTTCCAAAGGTGTGGTATAATAATTGAATCAAAAAATGAAAGGAAACAACGTTTATGAAGAATTTTATTATCATTGGCGCGAGCAAAGGATTAGGTGATGCCTTTGTCAAAAGTTTGCCAGAAATTGGTGATAATGTATGGATAGTTTCTAGGAGTTGTCCTACTAGTTTGAACCTTAACGATGGAGTCAATAAATATTGGATAGAAGCTGATTTATCGAAATCTGATGCATACAATTTGATTGCGAATGCGATAAATGAACACATCATAGACGTATTAATATATAATGCAGGGATATGGGAGAGCAACGGATTTAGAGAAGACTATGATTTTGAAAAAGATGACCCAGATGAAATTTCAAGAATTATAAATGTGAATGTAATTTCCGCAATTACATGTATACAAAAGATTATACCGAATTTAAAAAAGTCGGCTAACGCAAAAATCGTTTTAATTGGTTCTACGGCAGGTCTTGAGAATAATGATTTTACACAAGTTTCATTTGTAGCGTCTAAGTTTGCTTTGCGCGGTATTGCCAATTCCATAAGGGAACATGTAAAAAAGTTTGGAATTGGTGTAACTTGTATAAACCCAGGTGAAATTGCTACCCAAATTCCTTTGGATGATGGAATCGAAAAAGTCCTGTCAGCCTACAATTATACACAAATCCCCCTTCAAGATATCGTTTCATTAGTTAAATGCGTCATAAGTCTTTCCAAAGCTTCTTGTGTAAAAGAAATAAATATTCCAACAATGTTTGATACAAGTGCATAGTTAACTATGTCTAATTAAGCTAACGGGTAACGTTAGTTCAACAAATTAGCTTTTACCACTACTGATCCAAAAAATGAAGCAGCGGCGGACCAAGACTTGATTAATAAAGTCTTAGACTGCCGCTGTTATCATTCAAAACGTGCCCGTTAGCACAATAAGAACTCACAAAGTTATTCACCGCTTACAACAGCCTCTGCTTCTATCTCCACTAAAAGTCTTGGGTCAATAAGTGCTCTAACTTCAACCATTGTGGCAACAGGTTGAATATCTTTGAAAAACTCTCCATGAGCTTTCCCAATCTCTTCCCATTTGGATATGTCAGTTACAAACATTCTTGTTCTCACAACATCTGTTAAATTCGCTCCAACTTGATGAAGTGCTTCTTCTATAGTTTTTAAAATGGTTTTCGTTTGTTCGTAGGCACTTCCTGCTCCAATAACTTCACCATCTTTCATAGCAGTTGTACCTGCTACTTCAACACGATGCCCTACACGAATGGCTCTGCAATATCCAACAACTGGCTCCCAGGGGGACCCAGTAAAAACTCTTGTTCTTTCGGTCATTTTAGAATCTCCTATGCTCATGCGGAATAACGATACTTTTATTCTTTTTCAATGTCGCTCAAGATGAATCATATTGCTAACTCCTATCCTCCGATTTGAGACATTCTGCGAGCCGTGGGTGTATGTGAAATGTCTTGTTCATCTTGCAGAAATTTGGACATTTCATGATTTTCAGGCTTTGTACCGAGCGCATCGAGGAAAAGCTGCCGGATCGCCGCATCATCGCCGATCACGCTTCGTACTTGGAACTGCTCTGTCCAAGCAAGGCAAGGCTTGATATAACCGTCTGCTGTGAGGCGCAGACGATTGCACGTCTGGCAGAAATGCTCGCTTACCGGATGAATCAAGCCAAAGCTGCCTACAGCACCGTGCAGACGATAATTTTCCGAAGGACCATTCCCCCGGATGGTCGTCTCAGCCTCGTACTGCCATTGCTGCTCCGCACACACTTCCTCGACACGATTGAGCGGCAGGTACAAGTTCTTCCACTGTGAATCACTGTGGCCGATTGGCATATATTCGATAAATCGGACATGAATATCGCGGTACTGTGTTAACGTGATAAAATCCGCGATTTCGTCGTCGTTAATTCCTTTCATCAGCACAACGTTCAATTTGATCGGGCTTAAGCCAGCCTTCACGCAGGCATCAATGCTATCGAGCACTTTCCGAACGTCACCGCCGCGCGTAATCGATTTGAACCGATCCGGCCGCAGGGAATCCATACTAATGTTCACGCGTGTAAGTCCAGCTTCCTTCAATCGGGCGGCGCGCGGCGCGAGAAAGATGCCATTCGTCGTTAGCGCAATATCTTCGATGCCTGGGATGCTGGATATCATCGCCACAAGCTTCTCCAACTCTTTGCGAACAAGCGGCTCTCCGCCGGTGAGGCGGATCTTGCGTATGCCCATCTCCGCGACGACGCGTACGACATCGACAATCTCTTCGTAGGTAAGGATATTGTCCGTCGGTTCAAATTCCATGCCTTCCTCAGGCATGCAGTAGATACAGCGCAAATTACAGCGATCCGTCACTGAAATGCGCAAATAATTATGTTGACGTCCGAATGGATCGACTAAGCGAGACATTGTCATCGTTACACACTCCTTACAGATGGAGGATCGGCTCTCCTCACACCTTAGTTATTTATCGCTGTTTACATCTTCTGACGGTATGTCGCTGAGCAGCGGTCGTCCGTCAGGATAGGTCTGTTGGTTCAACTGATCCCCAATCCATTCGGATCCGTCTTCGCCATATTCTTTCTTCCAGATCGGTACGATCTGTTTAATCCGTTCAATGACATATTCATTCGCTTCGTAGGCTGCTTTGCGATGCGGCGAGGAGACGGCGATGACAACAGCGATATCGGAGATTTCAATACGGCCTACACGATGGGTCACCGCAACGACGGTATCCGTCCAACGTTCGCGCGCCTCCTGTCCAATTCGCTCCAATTGCTTCGCTGCCATGGACGGGTAAGCTTCATATTCAAGATATAAGGTGCGTTTGCCATAGGTAATTTCACGGACCGTGCCTAGGAATAACGTAATCGCACCTGCTTCCCGACGCATTACTTTCTCCGACACGACTCCCGGCTTGATTGGTTGATCGGTTATAACATATAGTGAGCCGCTCATACGGGCCTTCCTTCCTCTCCTATTTTGATTACAAGTGCTGACGCTGATAATCGCCGCTCTTCCTACCTTTCTTTTTCCAAATAGGTCAGTCCCAGCACAAAATGCGTCAGTTTCTCAAGATTCATCGTGATCGCTCCCCTCTCTATCCACCGCTGACTGGAGGCAGAAGGACCACTGTATCATGAGGCTCAATCCTATGTGTCTCATCTACGAATTGTTCGTTCACCGCGATCATCACATGATCTAGACGCAAATTAGGATAACGCTGCTTGAATTCTTCTAAGAATGCATCGACAGTCATCGGACCGAGATCGAGCTCCAAACTGGATGCGCCTAACTGTTCACTCACATGGGCAAAACATAATATTTTCAAAAGATCACCTTCCTATATGACATAGCGATGATATAACTTCTTGGCTACCAGCGGTTCGGAAGTGCCATGAACCAGCGCGCGACCATCCTGGAAAATAACGAGGCGATATTCCCCGTCTTGAATTTGCAGCAGATGAGGATTTGCCTTTACGTCCGCATGCAACTGCTCCACATGCCAAGCGACCGCTTGCAGATCGAGCGGCTCTTGGCGCGGATACCGTACCCAAACGGAGGTTCGACCGCACAGCACTTCAGCTTGGATCGCCGACTCGTGCTTCAAATACGGATAGCTTGGATCGTTCCCACACGTAGGGCATGCATGGCGCTTTGCCGATCCATTGAGTCGTATCGCTTGATGCGTATTCGACCACAGATCGAAGACCGTAAACCGATTCGACATCTGATCTCGGTTCCTAGACAGCCACTTGAGCGCTTCGGCCGACTGCATCGATACAACCATCTGTACCGTTGGCGCAATAATGCCTTCCCGATCGCATGATGTGGAGCCAATCGGCATCCGTTCCATCAAGCAATGCAGGCAAGGCGTCGTACCTGGAATAAAGCTGCATACGGCGCCATAACTGCCAGAGCAGGCCCCATAAATCCAAGGAATCTGGTAGCGATAAGCAACATCGTTCAATATATACCGAATCGCAAAATGATCCGTCGCGTCAAGGATCAAATCCACTTTGTTACTCTTCAACATTACTCCACTCTACATAGTCGCGATCGATAATCGTGATCGTGCCAACACCCGAGCGAGCGAGCGTTTACGCATTACCGGAGCCGAGCGCGCCCGCACCTACGATCAACACATGCGCATCCCCCAAGGCCTGTTGGCCAGCAGCACCAATCGACCGGAAATTCTGCTGTCTGCTATACCGATCCTGAGACATCGCTGCTCCCCCCTTCTGTTCATTGATCAAAGCCGCACTGACAACCGCAAAACCGTCCATCCCAGAACGGCGAAAATACAATATTGGCTGTGGTGCGTGAAGTACCACTGCCAATGTTTTGCCGATACTATGCATGAGCGGTAATGAATCATTCAAGACCTACAATGCGGAGTAGATCATCAGGTCGATTCAATCTGTATTTCGCGACAGTGCGTTCTGGTTGCTTGGCTCCCCACATCGCTATGGCGAAACCGATTTGAGCCCCGTTCGCGCATTGCTGATCATATACGGTATCTCCGACATAAAGCGTTGTTGTCGGGTCGATTCTGGTTTGCTCTACATATTTGATTAACGGATCAGGCTCAGGCTTATGCTTGGACGTATCATCTGCACAAATAATGTGCGAGAAGTACTCACTAATACCGTGCGGCATAAAGTCGAATTTGAATTCCTCGCGTGTTTTAGACGTAACAACACCCGTATGGATGCCTTTTCCGGCCAACTTTTTAAGCATATCTTCAATCCCGGGATAGAGGGTCATCAGATGAGTATTCCTTTTTACATAAAGCGTCAGCTTTGCAGCAGCATGCTTTACATCCGGAACCCCCAAGGAGTTCATACTATTCTCACTAGTCATCCCCAATACAGGAATCAATTCTTCACTGGGGTACTCCATGTTCTTTTCTTCTCTTAAAACCTGCTGCAAGGCTAGAATGATCGCTTGGTCCGAATTAAGAAGAGTCCCATCCACGTCAAATATAACGGCATGAATCATATTAAAAACCTCCTTTTTTCTTTCACAATTCCCGCTAAAAACCCATTAGTAATTCAATATCATTTATCGTATAATAATAGGAAATTCCTATCATCATAAAGCAACACATAAGGAGGAAGTCCAGTGGAACTGAAGCAATTGGAATACTTCATGACGTTAAGTCAAGAACTGCATTTTACCCGTGCTGCCGAAAAACTAGGTATTACCCAGCCCTCGCTTAGCCAGCAGATTCGTTTGCTGGAGCATGAGGTCGGCATGCCTCTCTTTGATCGTGTCGGTAAAAAAACAATGCTTACCCAAGCAGGCAAAGAATTACAACATCACGGCTACAATGTGTTTCATGAACTCTCACAAGCGCGTGCAGTAATCAGTGAACTGCAAGGCTTAAAGCGAGGTACATTGAAAATTGGCGCGCTCTTGACCGTTGTCAATTACTTGCTGCCTCCTACGGTGATGGGATTCCATAACAGTTACCCCAATGTAGAGCTTTCTGTGCTTGGGCTGCGAACCGGTGATATCTATAACGGACTGCTGCAAAATGAGCTTGATCTGGGAATTGTTTTCTTGCCAATGGAGCATGAAGATCTTGAAACCATCCCGCTTTATAAGGAAAGTCTTGCCCTTGCGGTAGCTGTAGATCATCCCATCGCCCAAGCAGCGTTTGTGACGCTTGATATTTTAAAGGAAACGCCCTCTGTTCTATTGCCGAATACTTATTTCTTACGGCAAGTCATTAATGAACAGTGCCGATCACTGGCATTCACGCCCCAACCCGTGCTAGAAATGACAACAATGGAATCGATCATAACAATGGTTGGCAAAGGGGTCGGTGTTACTATCTTGCCAAAAGGTTATTTGGATTATATTGACAATCCACATATTTGCACGATTCCGCTTAAAAATCCGGTACTCACTACGCAAATTGGTGTCGTATATCGTAAAAATAAACATTTATGTGCAGCCAGTCGTGTATTTATGGAACAATTAGTTTCAACTGTTAAAAGCAGAAACTTTTAAGCAATTCTACTTCCTGTAACGTAACAGACGTTAAGTGTTTCGCGATGAAAGCCACGCCATCACATCCGAGGCATTCCGCTCTGGTTGAAACCCTGGATAAAACCGGGGAGCGCATCCCATCCTTCCAGAGCGCCGCCGATTGCGGGACTAGTACGCGGATACGCGTAGACAACGGTTAAGCCGCCTTCAGCAAGATCAACAGTAGAACCATCAGTTGCAGCCAGACCGATACTGGGGAGATACATAGCTTTTATAAACCAACTCATTCCCCTTATTAAGAGTCCGATAGTTCAGTTCCAATGTATCGAGCAAATGTGCCAAAATGGTATTTGAATGCGCTAGCAGAGACATCTGATCCATCATTTGATCTGGATGTTGGACATATCTACCTGGTTCGATTTCATCACTACAATATTCAATCAGCTTTTTGATGCTGTCATTGCTGCTCTCCAGATGAAATTGCAGCCCAATCACATGACCTCTATACTCGAATGCCTGATTAGCGCAACCAAGACTGATTGCAGCCGTCTTGACTTCATCAGGTAATTCAAACGTATCTCCATGCCAATGAAAAGGAACATACTCCTTCGGGAATTGTTTGAAAAATACAGAATTCTGAGACTCTTCAGTCATTTTTACAGGATGCCAGCCCATTTCCTTATAGTGATTTCTGTATACTTTTCCGCCAAGCGCTTCAGCAATCAGTTGCGCGCCCAAGCATATGCCGAGTACCATCTTCCGCTGCCGGATCGTTTCTTTAATAAACGCCTTTTCGCGGACAAGCCATGGAAACATCTCCTCATCGTACACCCCCATCGGGCCGCCCAAAATGACGAGCATATCGAACTCCGACTGAAGTGGAAAATGCGTGCTTTCGTACAATAAAGTGCCCGTTAACTTATAGCCTTTGTCCCTAGCCCAATCCGATATTCGTTCAGGCGATTCGAATGGAACATGCTGCAAGTAATGAATTCTCATCTTATTCCACTTCCCTAAAGTATTCTTTCGTTTTGTTCAGTGCAAAAAGAAATTGCTCTACATCCTCTTCCGTATTATATAAATAAAAGCTGGCACGAGCCGTAGCACTGGCTCTAAAATGTCTCATCAACGGTTGACAGCAATGATGCCCGGCACGAATCGCTACGCCGTACGAGTCCAAAACCGTAGCCAGATCATGCGGATGGATCTTGCCCAAATTAAACGTCACCAGTCCAAACCGACCTTCCTCCGGACCATACATCGTTAAATGTTCGATTTGCTTCATTCGTTCTACCGCATAGCTGGTCAATAGCTTGTCATGCGCTTCGATGACATCCAAACCGATTTGCTCAAGAAAATCGATGGCCGCGCCTAAGCCAATTGCGCCTGCGATGATCGGGGTACCCCCTTCGAACTTCCACGGCAGCTCTTTCCAAGATGCATCATGCAGGCCTACATAATCGATCATTTCTCCGCCGAATTCGATCGGCTCCATTTGCTCGAGATACGCCTTTTTTCCATACAACACGCCAATACCAGTCGGCCCGCACATTTTATGTCCCGAGAAGGCATAAAAGTCACAATCCAGCTCTTGCACATCCACCTTGATATGGGGAATGCTCTGCGCTCCGTCTACCATGACGACCGCCCCATGCTTATGGGCGATTGCCGCGATTTGCTTCACTGGATTGGCAACACCCAATACATTGGAAATATGTGAAACAGATACGAGTTTCGTGCGATCTGTGATCGTTTTCTCTGCTTCTTCGATCGAAAATGTCCCATCGGCTTGCAGCGGTATATATTTCAATACTGCCCCCGTCGCCTTTGCTGCTTGCTGCCAAGGAAGAAGATTGCTGTGGTGTTCCATAGCGGAGACAACAATCTCATCGCCCTCTTTACATATCGCTCGTGCATAGCTGCTGGCCACAAGGTTAATAGATGAAGTTGTCCCGCGCGTAAAAATAATTTCCTCAACCCGTTCTGCATGGATAAAACGGGCAACTTTCGCCCGCGCACCTTCATAAGCCTCCGTTGCGCGCGAGCCTAACGTATGAACACCCCGATGGACGTTCGCGTTATCTCGTTCATAAAATTGTTTCAAGGTCTCTATCACCTGAATCGGTTTTTGAGTCGATGCCGCGCTATCCAAATAGACGAGCGGATGACCATTAATTTTTTGACCCAATATAGGGAAAAGTTTTCTTAGGTTAGAAGTATCCAAAACCATCACCCCTATTGCTGATTTTAATCAATGCCTGATAATGAACGCTGATCGTCCTTTCGATATCCTCGTCGGAATGAGCAGCTGACACAAAATTCACTTCATAAGGCGTTGGAGCCGTTAAAATGCCAAGATCCAACATGGCTGCATAATACGCCTTAAATAACTGCATATTCGAACGTTTGGCTGAATCGTAGTCAAAAACCTCCTGCTCCGCAAAAAAAGCCGAGAACATAGAGCCGACCCTGTTTGTTTTTAGCGGTATGCCTGTCAGTTCGGCATTTTGTGTAAAACCTTCTGCCAATCTGGCCGCTTTTCTATCCAACTCCTCATAAAATCCTGGCTCTTCAAGCAATTGCAAGGTTCTATACCCGGCTGCCATGGCGAGCGGATTGCCTGATAATGTGCCCGCCTGATAGATGGATCCAACAGGAGCAACCTGTTCCATAATCTCACGTTTACCGCCGTAAGCGCCGACGGGCAACCCGCCTCCAATGATCTTGCCAAGACAGGTAAGATCCGGATCGATTCCATACAGCCCTTGCGCCCCATGAAAACTTACGCGATATCCTGTCATTACTTCATCAAAAATAAGCAAGCTGCCATACTGCTTCGTAACCTCGCGCAGCCCGTGGAGAAATCCGGGAGCTGGCGGGATGACCCCCATGTTGCCCGCAACAGGCTCGACGATAACAGCAGCAATTTGTTCTCCATATTGTTCAAATAGGAAGCGGACGCTGTCCATGCTATTATAGGGCGCTGTAAGCGTATGGGCAGCAACACTATCGGGTACTCCCGGACTATCCGGCAATCCCAGGGTAGCGACGCCCGAGCCTGACTTGATCAATAGCGCATCGGCATGTCCATGGTACCCGCCTTGAAATTTTACGATTTTTTGCCGCTTTGTATACCCTCTTGCCAATCGCAATGCGCTCATCGAAGCTTCCGTACCGGAATTCACCATACGCACCATTTCAATGGACGGTATACTTTTGCATATCCATTCAGCCATTTTGATTTCAATCTCCGTCGACAAGCCAAAGCTGGTTCCGCGAGACGCTGCTTCCTTGATCGCCTCTACCACTTCAGGATGAGCATGACCAAGGATCAAAGGCCCCCACGATCCTATATAATCTATAAATTCGTTGCCGTCGATATCGAATACGCGCGCCCCTTGACCTCTTGCTGCAAAAACAGGCGTTAAATCGACCGATGAAAATGCGCGAACAGGACTATTGACCCCACCAGGTATCACTTTTTTGGCTTGTTCGAATGCCGCTATGGAACAGGAATCCTTTCTTTTTGCGCTGAGATTCATAGAATAGATGCCCCCCTTTTAACTAAATCGCTCTGGCTTCGATAACTACCTTGATGTTTTTTACAGTTAAATCTTGTGGTCCTCTTACAGGCAAACCGACTTCCAGATGCTCACGAATGTATTGGATATGTTGTTCCGCGATGACTTCCCCAGGCAGTAAAATAGGAATACCCGGGGGATACACATAAACGGACTCTGCCATAATGCGCCCGGCAGATTGCTCAAAAGGAATAAGTTCGACCTCCCCATAAAAGGCATCTCTCGGCGTCAAAGCAAGCAGCGGAATTTCGGGTAATTTGACATCAATGGCTCCAGCTTCCGCTTTTGGGTTTTGATGAGCTTTGGCAAGTTCAGCTAAACCATCCAGCAAGCAAGCTACCGTTTCTGTCGAATCACCTGGTGTGATTAAGCAAAGAATGTTGTACAAATCGCTCAGTTCTACTTCAATATTGAAATGCTTACGCAGCCATTCTTCTGCTGCATATCCGGTAATGCCTAACTTTCGGACATGTACGGTAAGCTTCGTAGGATCGAAGTCAAAGGCCGCATCCGTCCACAGAATCTCCCTGCCAAACGAAGCCAGACCGGGAATTTGGTTGATTTGGCCTCTGGCGTATTCTGCCAGTTGAATCGCTTTTGCTGCCATTTCCGAGCCGTTCATAGCAAGATGTTTCCGTGCTGCGTCTAGGGAAGCCAAAAGAATATAGGAAGTGGATGTTGTTGTCAGCATGCTAAAGATGGTTTGTACTTTTTCACGCTGAATGAGCCCTTTTTTGATATGGAGCAACGAGCTTTGTGTCAACGATCCGCCAAGCTTATGCATGCTTGTTGCAGCCATATCTGCTCCAGCCTGCATGGCAGATAACGGAAGCATGTTATGAAAGTGAAGCAATGCCCCGTGCGCCTCGTCGACAAGTACTGGTATGCCGTAATCATGAGCTAAATCAACAATGGCTTTCAGATCGGTGCATACACCGAAATAGGTTGGATTGATTACCAGCACCGCTTTGGCGTCCGTATGCCTTTCAATCGCTTTCTTCACTGAACGAATAGAGATGCCATGGTCGATCCCCCATCGTTTGTCTCTTTCAGGAGTGACAAATACAGGCTTGGCTCCGGCAAAAATGATTGCAGATAAAATCGACTTATGCAGGTTGCGCGGCACAATAATTTTATCGCCCGGCCCACACACAGACATGATCATCGTTATAATCGCACTGCTCGTTCCTTGCACCGAAAATAATGTATAATCTGCGTCAAAGGCATGAGCAGCCATACGCTGTGCTTCGTCGATCACGCCAGTAGGCTGATGCAAATCATCCAATGGCGCAATATTAATCAAATCGATAGACAAGGCATTTTCACCCAGAAATGTTTTAAACCCGTATTCCATCCCTTCTCCTTTTTTATGGCCTGGTATATGAAAAGGAATCGGGTTTCGACTCGCATGTTCTATCAAAGCAGTAAACAACGGTGTACGACGATGATCCATCCTATTGTTCAATTCCTTTCGAAACGAGATATCAAAATCAATATCATTAATCATAAATTGAGCCGGATCATTGTTCAATCCAATTAATTATATAATAACGATAGGATTTACCTATGATAAAGAAGAAGGAAATCAAGCCAGATGCAAGGATGGCGTTCATCCACTGCCATTCTAGACTTTGAATGAGGAAGTATGTTCGGGGCATTCTTGGAGTGAGGCTTCGTGGGTAAGATACTTTTGGATCATCTTGCAATAATGAGGCGCTGCTATATCGCCGGTATTCGGGAGAAAATGAATGCAACCTAGACAGGGTTCCGATACAATGAGATGCCCCTCCTTTTGCAAGGTAGAAA
The window above is part of the Paenibacillus lutimineralis genome. Proteins encoded here:
- a CDS encoding aminotransferase class I/II-fold pyridoxal phosphate-dependent enzyme yields the protein MDHRRTPLFTALIEHASRNPIPFHIPGHKKGEGMEYGFKTFLGENALSIDLINIAPLDDLHQPTGVIDEAQRMAAHAFDADYTLFSVQGTSSAIITMIMSVCGPGDKIIVPRNLHKSILSAIIFAGAKPVFVTPERDKRWGIDHGISIRSVKKAIERHTDAKAVLVINPTYFGVCTDLKAIVDLAHDYGIPVLVDEAHGALLHFHNMLPLSAMQAGADMAATSMHKLGGSLTQSSLLHIKKGLIQREKVQTIFSMLTTTSTSYILLASLDAARKHLAMNGSEMAAKAIQLAEYARGQINQIPGLASFGREILWTDAAFDFDPTKLTVHVRKLGITGYAAEEWLRKHFNIEVELSDLYNILCLITPGDSTETVACLLDGLAELAKAHQNPKAEAGAIDVKLPEIPLLALTPRDAFYGEVELIPFEQSAGRIMAESVYVYPPGIPILLPGEVIAEQHIQYIREHLEVGLPVRGPQDLTVKNIKVVIEARAI
- a CDS encoding LysR family transcriptional regulator; its protein translation is MELKQLEYFMTLSQELHFTRAAEKLGITQPSLSQQIRLLEHEVGMPLFDRVGKKTMLTQAGKELQHHGYNVFHELSQARAVISELQGLKRGTLKIGALLTVVNYLLPPTVMGFHNSYPNVELSVLGLRTGDIYNGLLQNELDLGIVFLPMEHEDLETIPLYKESLALAVAVDHPIAQAAFVTLDILKETPSVLLPNTYFLRQVINEQCRSLAFTPQPVLEMTTMESIITMVGKGVGVTILPKGYLDYIDNPHICTIPLKNPVLTTQIGVVYRKNKHLCAASRVFMEQLVSTVKSRNF
- a CDS encoding molybdenum cofactor biosynthesis protein MoaE — protein: MSGSLYVITDQPIKPGVVSEKVMRREAGAITLFLGTVREITYGKRTLYLEYEAYPSMAAKQLERIGQEARERWTDTVVAVTHRVGRIEISDIAVVIAVSSPHRKAAYEANEYVIERIKQIVPIWKKEYGEDGSEWIGDQLNQQTYPDGRPLLSDIPSEDVNSDK
- the hemL gene encoding glutamate-1-semialdehyde 2,1-aminomutase — its product is MNLSAKRKDSCSIAAFEQAKKVIPGGVNSPVRAFSSVDLTPVFAARGQGARVFDIDGNEFIDYIGSWGPLILGHAHPEVVEAIKEAASRGTSFGLSTEIEIKMAEWICKSIPSIEMVRMVNSGTEASMSALRLARGYTKRQKIVKFQGGYHGHADALLIKSGSGVATLGLPDSPGVPDSVAAHTLTAPYNSMDSVRFLFEQYGEQIAAVIVEPVAGNMGVIPPAPGFLHGLREVTKQYGSLLIFDEVMTGYRVSFHGAQGLYGIDPDLTCLGKIIGGGLPVGAYGGKREIMEQVAPVGSIYQAGTLSGNPLAMAAGYRTLQLLEEPGFYEELDRKAARLAEGFTQNAELTGIPLKTNRVGSMFSAFFAEQEVFDYDSAKRSNMQLFKAYYAAMLDLGILTAPTPYEVNFVSAAHSDEDIERTISVHYQALIKISNRGDGFGYF
- the moaA gene encoding GTP 3',8-cyclase MoaA — translated: MTMSRLVDPFGRQHNYLRISVTDRCNLRCIYCMPEEGMEFEPTDNILTYEEIVDVVRVVAEMGIRKIRLTGGEPLVRKELEKLVAMISSIPGIEDIALTTNGIFLAPRAARLKEAGLTRVNISMDSLRPDRFKSITRGGDVRKVLDSIDACVKAGLSPIKLNVVLMKGINDDEIADFITLTQYRDIHVRFIEYMPIGHSDSQWKNLYLPLNRVEEVCAEQQWQYEAETTIRGNGPSENYRLHGAVGSFGLIHPVSEHFCQTCNRLRLTADGYIKPCLAWTEQFQVRSVIGDDAAIRQLFLDALGTKPENHEMSKFLQDEQDISHTPTARRMSQIGG
- a CDS encoding cysteine desulfurase: MVLDTSNLRKLFPILGQKINGHPLVYLDSAASTQKPIQVIETLKQFYERDNANVHRGVHTLGSRATEAYEGARAKVARFIHAERVEEIIFTRGTTSSINLVASSYARAICKEGDEIVVSAMEHHSNLLPWQQAAKATGAVLKYIPLQADGTFSIEEAEKTITDRTKLVSVSHISNVLGVANPVKQIAAIAHKHGAVVMVDGAQSIPHIKVDVQELDCDFYAFSGHKMCGPTGIGVLYGKKAYLEQMEPIEFGGEMIDYVGLHDASWKELPWKFEGGTPIIAGAIGLGAAIDFLEQIGLDVIEAHDKLLTSYAVERMKQIEHLTMYGPEEGRFGLVTFNLGKIHPHDLATVLDSYGVAIRAGHHCCQPLMRHFRASATARASFYLYNTEEDVEQFLFALNKTKEYFREVE
- a CDS encoding type 1 glutamine amidotransferase, translated to MRIHYLQHVPFESPERISDWARDKGYKLTGTLLYESTHFPLQSEFDMLVILGGPMGVYDEEMFPWLVREKAFIKETIRQRKMVLGICLGAQLIAEALGGKVYRNHYKEMGWHPVKMTEESQNSVFFKQFPKEYVPFHWHGDTFELPDEVKTAAISLGCANQAFEYRGHVIGLQFHLESSNDSIKKLIEYCSDEIEPGRYVQHPDQMMDQMSLLAHSNTILAHLLDTLELNYRTLNKGNELVYKSYVSPQYRSGCN
- a CDS encoding HAD family hydrolase, giving the protein MIHAVIFDVDGTLLNSDQAIILALQQVLREEKNMEYPSEELIPVLGMTSENSMNSLGVPDVKHAAAKLTLYVKRNTHLMTLYPGIEDMLKKLAGKGIHTGVVTSKTREEFKFDFMPHGISEYFSHIICADDTSKHKPEPDPLIKYVEQTRIDPTTTLYVGDTVYDQQCANGAQIGFAIAMWGAKQPERTVAKYRLNRPDDLLRIVGLE
- a CDS encoding MoaD/ThiS family protein, which gives rise to MKILCFAHVSEQLGASSLELDLGPMTVDAFLEEFKQRYPNLRLDHVMIAVNEQFVDETHRIEPHDTVVLLPPVSGG
- a CDS encoding SDR family NAD(P)-dependent oxidoreductase produces the protein MKNFIIIGASKGLGDAFVKSLPEIGDNVWIVSRSCPTSLNLNDGVNKYWIEADLSKSDAYNLIANAINEHIIDVLIYNAGIWESNGFREDYDFEKDDPDEISRIINVNVISAITCIQKIIPNLKKSANAKIVLIGSTAGLENNDFTQVSFVASKFALRGIANSIREHVKKFGIGVTCINPGEIATQIPLDDGIEKVLSAYNYTQIPLQDIVSLVKCVISLSKASCVKEINIPTMFDTSA
- a CDS encoding RidA family protein yields the protein MTERTRVFTGSPWEPVVGYCRAIRVGHRVEVAGTTAMKDGEVIGAGSAYEQTKTILKTIEEALHQVGANLTDVVRTRMFVTDISKWEEIGKAHGEFFKDIQPVATMVEVRALIDPRLLVEIEAEAVVSGE